AAGGGGCCGCCGCCCTTTTCAGACGATCCGCAATCGCCTGCCATTCACTTTTATACGGCAAGGCCTCGACAATAATCAACTCCGCCCCGGCGTCGTCGCACCGGTGTAATTCGGAGTAGAGCGCCCGCGCAAAGGCCTGAACATCGCGAGGCATGACGGAAAGACGCGCGAAGTCCTTTCCTGAAGGGATGCGCGTATGGGCGAGGACATGGATTTTATGCGGCCTGATGCCGGACTCAATGCTTCGAGTTCGCAATTCCCCTTCATCCTGCCACCGCCAAATGACCAGTCGGGCGCGGGGCGCATAGTGCTTGCGAAGCAGGCCGGGGCTGCGCGTAAGAGCGGCCCGGCTGGGGCCTCGCGCGAGCCGGCCTGTGACCGCCAGCAGGGCTTCTTCATGGATAATCCCGGGACGCAACAGGCGAGGCGGAGAGGCGGTGATGTCCAGCACCGTCGATTCAATGCCCACTTGAGCCGGTCCGCCATCTACAATCAGCGGAACCTTTCCACCCAGCGCTCTGAGCACATGCTCCGCCCGCGTCGGGGAAATCTGATTGGAAGGGTTTGCGCTGGGCGCTGCCAATGGGAAACCGCAGTATCGGATAAGGGCCTGGATAAAAGAGTGGCGCGGCCAGCGAATCCCAACGGTGGGCCCGC
This genomic window from Verrucomicrobiia bacterium contains:
- a CDS encoding L-threonylcarbamoyladenylate synthase — its product is MRKGQRYASTMMRTDAPELFRAALKRAAQLLQAGEVVAVPTETVYGLAANALDAQAVSRIFNVKNRPAHNPLIVHVASLSMAKSCVAQWPPLAAKLARAFWPGPLTLVLPRARSIPDEVTAGGPTVGIRWPRHSFIQALIRYCGFPLAAPSANPSNQISPTRAEHVLRALGGKVPLIVDGGPAQVGIESTVLDITASPPRLLRPGIIHEEALLAVTGRLARGPSRAALTRSPGLLRKHYAPRARLVIWRWQDEGELRTRSIESGIRPHKIHVLAHTRIPSGKDFARLSVMPRDVQAFARALYSELHRCDDAGAELIIVEALPYKSEWQAIADRLKRAAAP